The genomic stretch ATTATAAAAATATCGAAAGGTTGCTCAAAGGTGAAGAATCAAAAATTGATTTTCGCAAAAAGAAATCAACCACGGCTAATAATAATAAATAACAAACGACTTGAAAAAGTTTTTTTTAATACTATTTTGCTGTTTATCTTTTTTACTTAAACAAAATTATACTAAAGGACAGGCAATTTTCAGAGGCAAGGAATCACAAGTAAAAGAAACCGCTAACAAGTACTTTAGTAAAGAAGATTACATTTCTGCCCAGCCATTATATTCCCAGTTATTGAGTTTACATCAGCAGAATGCCGAATATTGCTATAAATTCGGTGTATGTCTGCTATATACAAATACTAAAGACCTTAGCTTATCCATCAAATATCTTGAATACGCATTGAAGCAATCCAAAATGCCAAATAAAATTTATTATTATCTTGGAAGAGCTTATCATTTGGATTACCGCTTTACCGACGCCATGTTTTATTACTCTCAATACATCTTATTTTTGAAAGATAATACTGAAGAGAAAAATGACATCGAACATCAGATTGAAATGTGTAAAAACGGACTAAAGCTGCTTAGCAGCATCAGCGACCTTTATGTAACACAGAAAAAAGAAATCAGGGAAAATGGATTTTTCAGAAATTACAATATGCAGATGAGCAACGAAAATGAACTTGTTCAAAGCAGAGAATTCGGAGGAAAATATTTGCCAAAACCTCCTGAATTTAAAACCAAACTCGATAAAAAACTTGAAGATGATAATGCTATAATTTTCATTACCGACAGCAATGAAATATATTTTTCAAGCTATGGTAAAAATGGAAATAATAAAAAAGACATTTATAAAGTTGTGAAAAGTAAAGATGGAGGATGGAGTCAGCCGGAAAACCTCGGCGATATCATAAATACAAAATATGACGAAGATTATCCTTTTATACTTCCCGATAGAAAAACTTTATATTTCTGCTCTAAGGGCCATAACAGCATGGGAGGTTACGATATCTTCAAATCAGTTTTTAATAAAGCAACAGAAACATGGTCGGAACCCGAAAATCTCGATTTCGCAATAAACACTCCTTACGATGACATTTTATTCGTTACCGATTCATCCCAAACAAATGCTTTCTTTTCATCAAACAGGAAAAACACTCCCAAAATGATTACTTTCTACAATGTAAAAATTGATAAAAGACCTGTTATTGCCAAAGACATTAAACTCACTGTTTCTTCTAACGATATTATGGATACAAATTTTCAGAAATCATTAACATTAATTAAAGCAAAAGCCGAATTAAATGTTAACACAGGAGATGAAGCATTCAAGCCGCTTTTTAATCCCGATTCTGCTGAAGCGAGTACGAACAAAGAAAATACAGATACAACCCAAACAACTGTCAACACTAATGAAGAAGAAAATGATGAAGACACTACTTCTGTAAATACGAACATTTCAAATTCCGACATAATAGGAATAGCTTATGAAGAAGCCAACAAAACCCAAAACGAAGTAAAAGAACTTGAAATACAGCTAAACACAACACTCAATCTTGCCAATAAAAAAAACCAACAGTCAAACAATCTGATAAAAGAATATAAAAAAAACATAGAAACCGCCAATGCTTTAAGCGATAGTACTCAAAAAGAAACCGAACTTTCGAAAATAAAAAATCTAAAATACGAATCCGAAACACTGAAAAAAGAAGCTTCTGTTGCATATACAATTACAAAACAACTTGAGAAAAAAATTGCCGAAAAGAAAAAAGATGCTGCCGATGCATTGAATTATGCCAAAACAATAGAGAAAGCAGCAAATACTAAAACAAAAGAAGAATCTATCGCATTACTTGATTCTCTTACCAAGCGAATTGAAGAAAACGAAAAAAACAAAGAAGAACCTATAAATAAAGATGAGCTTTCGCCCAATCAGCAGGATTATCTGCAAAAGAAAAACGAAGCCGAAAAATATTTTGAGGATGCCAACAAACTTAAAGAAGAAGCTAATCTAATTAAAGAACAGGGGGATTTGGTAAAAAAAGATATTGAAAAATCCCGCAAATCCTCGGTAAAGGAAGCTCTGAAAAATCAGCTTGCCAACATTGACGAAGAATATAAAAACAAAATGGATGAAGCAAATCTCAATTACGATAAAGAAAAAAAAACGCAGTTGCAGGCAGACAGCATTTATAAAGATTTAACTGTAATAAACAATCTTATTACAGAAATTAAAGACAACACCGACTCCATTATTCAGAAAGCAAACAAGGATATTGCACAATCAAATAATCAAAGCACAAAAGCAAAAATTTCCGCAAACAAAAATTTAAAGAAAACAACTACCAATAAAAAAACTACAGGTAAAGAAATTGCAATAAACAAAACAAATCAGAATAAAACTGAAACTAAAACAACTTCAACCACAACCACGGCTAACAACGAAACTATTCTGAACAAGCAGAAATACGACAGTATTATAACTTCATCAATTAATATTTCAAATACAATTAAAAACAAAGCCGAGGAATACAAAAAAACAGCAGATGCGTACTTTGCAACATCAAACCAAAAGAATGAAGAAGCAAGAGATGCAATGCAAAAAGCAAATGAAATATCTGAACAAATTAAAAGGACAAGCGACAAAACCGAGCAAAATAAATTACTTTTTAAAGCTGACAGCTTACTTGAACTATCACAGAAAAAAAATTCAGAAGCCAGTATCAACTATGACATCGGAAAAGTAATATCAGACAAACAAAAAGAAATACAGAAAGATGCTGATAATGCAACAAATTATGTGAATGAAATAAAAAAAGAAGCAAACTACAATTATAAAGTTGTGAAGATTTCAAACAAGCAAAAAGAAATTTTGAATAACAATAAAAAATATACTGAGCCGAAAATAGGAATCAATCAGATAATAACTGAAATATACGAAAACAAAGAAAAAGAAAGAGCTAATGCAGATAGAAAAATTACGAAACTCGAAAAAGAAAATTCAGCAATATCAGATAGCATAAGAATTATCAATAATGAAGTTCATAATCAGAAAACGCAAACAGCAAGAAAAGAAACCCTAAAAAAACGAATCAGGTTACTGGAAACAAAATCCGAAAACAATAAAAATAAAATCGCAGCGTCAAAAGTGCTCGTTAATAAACTTAACAACGACACTAAAAATTTAAAGGACGAGCAGTTTGTTAATACCATAGAAAATGAAAACAGAACACAAAATCTGCCCGAAGCTACTATTATCAATAAAAACCTGATTGAAAAAAATCTATCAGACAATAGTAATAAAATAAATGAACTTTCACTTGCAATAAATGACATAAAAAACAATTCCGAAAAGCAAAATAATCCTGAAGTGGAAAACAATAAAGTTGAAATAAAAAAGCTCGATAATTTTGAAGCCGACCTCAAAAAAATCGAGTTAAATGCCAAAGCAAACGAAGAAAAATATATTAAAAACAAGGATACTTTAAATAAAGTAAAAATTGAAAACAAGAATGACAAAAACATTTTACTTGCAATAAAATATGAAAGAGAAGCAGACTCAATGGCAAATATAGCACTTGCATTCAAAGCAAAAGCTGATATCGAAACAATCGCAATAAATAAAAAAGACCTGCTTATAAATTCCACTGACTTTTCCAATATTGCCATAAACAAGCAGAAACAGGCAATTGAAATTTACATAAAAGCAAAAACAGAAATCTTTTTGTCAAATGAAACTACAATAAATAATGAGAAGAAACCCGAAACTCAAAATGCGCAGAACAAAACATCTGACACAGCCAAAATACAGGAAGAAAAACAAAAAGTAGATTCCATTGCATTTAACGATAATCAATTTACAAAAATCGAAATTTACAATCTAAAATCCGAAGCAAATGTAATAAGAGAAAACGCAAAAAGCATTACCGATAAAAAACAAAAAAATGAAGAACTCAATAAAGCCGATGAAATTGAAAAAAATGCAAAAATCAAAGAAAGTGAACTACAAAAAAAAATAAATTATACAAAAAATGACATTGCCTCCGACAATAAACTTGTACTCGACAAAATAGCTATTAAAAACGACAGTATCACAGATATTGCGGTTGCAAACTATCTGAAAAACAATTCCGAAAAACTTCTTGAAAAAGCCAAAGAAAAAACCGACGAAGCCAATAATGCAGAAAACGATACAGAAAAAAATAAAATACTGAAAGAAGCGAATGCATTGACTGATGAAGCAATTCAGAAACAGGAAAAAGCAATGGACTTATTTGAAAAACATCCTACTGAAACATTAACTCAAAAGCAAACTGTAAAAATCACAGGCACCACAGCTAAAACAAAAACAGAAGCAACATTAAATGACAAAACGAAAATTACGGAAACAACAGCGCTACCTGTTGTTAAAGTCGATAAAAGTCCTGTTATAACAGTTGTAACAACAATTGACAACAAAATTTATGATGGACTAATATTCAAAGTTCAGCTCAGTGCTGTTACAAAAGAGGCACCTTCTGAAGCGTTTAAAGGACTTAATCCAATATCCAAAGGAAAAACCGACAATGAATTGTTTCTTTATTATTTTGGAGTGTTCAACAATTACAATGAAGCAAACAATGCAAAAAATGATGTAAGAACAATTGGTTTTGATGATGCGTTTGTTGTTGCATTTCTCAACGGAAAAAAAATTCCGTTGAAAGAAGCTCTTTCTCTACTTGAAACAAACAAGACAAAAATCACTTTACCAAATTCGTTTTACAATATTGATGAAACATTGCTTGCAAACAGGAAACTTGAGAAAACAAGCGAAATGCCAACAGTTGATGGATTATATTATTCGGTGCAGGTTGGTGTATTTGCCAGAACCATAACACCGTCAAAGCTTTTTAATATTGAACCATTATATTATGAAAAAACCCCATCAGGTAATTATCGCTATACCACCGGCGTTTATAATAAACTAAATGATGCCATAAATGCAAAACACACAATTGTAAACAGAGGAGTTAACGATGCATTTGTTGTTGCTTTTTATAAAGGCAAAAAAATAACCGTTACTGAAGCAAGAGATTTACTTAAAAGAAAGACAGCTATGCTGGTAAAAAACAATATTCCTTCAAATATAAATACAAATATTGCAACCATAAATACACAAAATGAAAAGCCGACAATTCCTGCAAATAAAGGATTATTTTACTCCATTCAGGTAGGTGTTTATGCAAAGAAAATCACAAGCGAAAAGCTTTTCAACATAGAGCCGCTTTATTTCGATATAACTGCAAGGGGCTATTATCGCTATATCACGGAAACATTCACAAATTTAAAAGATGCAATAAATGCTAAAAACCGCATAGTTGCAAAAGGTGTGAGCGATGCATTTGTTGTGCCATTCAACAAAGGGAAACAAATAACAATTAATGAAGCAAGAAATATTGAAAGACGATAATACTCAATAGCTTCATTCGCTTTTTTAAAAAAAATCATACTCTTTCGCAACTAAAAATCTTAATTCATAACTAAAAAACAAACCCCCGAATTTGAATAAACAATCAAATTCAGGGGTTCAAGAATAAAAAATAATTTCTATTTATTTTTTAAGGTTTAGTGGTAAAACACCAGCCATATCGCCTATTACGTTAACGAGTTCGGAACCTGATGGTATAACTATTTTAGCATTATTCGAAAGTGATGCTTCAAGTGTTTCAAGTTTTTTCAGTAATTGAGCATTTCCCGTAAAAAATTTATCGGCTGCTTCGTTCACAAGTTTTATTGCTTCTGCTTCACCTTCGGCATGCAATATTTTTGATTGCTTATAACCTTCGGCTTCTTTTATTTTTGCTCGTTTTTCACCATCGGCAACGGTTTCACGTGCAGTTGCATAGTCAATAGCGGCAATTTTTTCATTCTCAGCTTTCACAACTTTATTCATTGTTTCCTGAACATCTTTAGGCGGGTCTATTTCTTTTAATTCGGTGCGGACAATTTCCAAGCCCCAGCTTATTGTTTCTTCACAAAGAGTTTTATGCAATTCGGCATTTATTTTTCCTCTTTCACTGTTTGCCGATTTTAATGTAAGTGTACCTATAATATTTCTCAGCGTAGTGCGTGCAAGATTTACTATCTGCCACTGATATTTATTAACATTATATTGCGAACTCTTTACGCTTTCCTCGTCATCTTTTACTTTAAAATAAACCTGTGCATCAACTCTTGCATTAAGATTGTCGTTTGTAATTATTTCCTGTGGTTCAGCATCCACCATCTGTTCGGTAACATTAACCGTGTACATTTTCTCAATTACAGGAATAATCCAGTGAAATCCGGGATTTGCAAAGCGGTTGTATTTTCCAAGTCGTTCTATTAATGCTCTGTGTGTAGGACGTACTATTCTTATTCCCCAGAAAAAAATTATTATAATAGGAATTATAATAGATGTAATTTGATTAGTAATCATTTGTTCCTCCTTTTTTATTTGTTTCTAATTTTTTATAAAAGTAACTAAATTATGAGTTAAAAAAACAAATTTTAAAAAATTATAATTATCACAAAGAAAAATCAGGAATATAATGATGCTATTCAAAAAGAAAAAAATATTCTATCGCAATGAACGCGAAGAAATCGCCAAGAAAGCCAAATATCAATAAAATAATAATTTTATTTAAAAACCAATATTCTTTTTCAAAAATATCAAAGTCAATCTTCCTTGTATTTCTGAATTTATTGTCAGAATTTTTCCCACTTTACTTGGAGCATTATATACTTTCAATGCTCTTTCATTTTCAAGAGGCAAACAATATTCATACAAACGATGAATGCCTTCCTGAAAATCCTTAACTATTTTTTGAGTACCCACAACCCAGATAGCTTTTCCTGTTCCATAAGCATAAGCTGCAAGCTGACTTCCGCTCGCAGATGCAATAATAATTTCACCATTTTCGGTAACAGCATGTACACTACCTATGGAATAATCCGCAACCGAACCTAATTTTCTCATTTCATTCCATTGAGTTTTCATGTCCATTAATGATAATTTTTTTTTAACGGATTTGTATTTTTCCGAATTCATAATTTCATCCGAAATACCAAGTGTATCAACCGTAACAGATGACATACTCATAATTTCAGCTTTTTCAGGTAATAAATTATATACCTTCTTTTTAACTTCTTCTTCTGTTTCATATACAAAAGTTTGAATTCCATTTTTTTCCAATGCTTTTACTGTTTTTTCAATGGAATCATTGCTTGCCAAAGTCGAAAATTTATTTTTCATTTATATAAAATTTAGTTATTATAGTTTGTTTTTACATGCAACCTATTTTTTTATTACGAATTTTTACTTTTAAATTGTTATTTGTGGTAAAAAAAGATAACCACAAAGTTCACAAAGAAAATTTCTCAAAGGACACAAAGAACTATACTTGATTAACATCGTCATATTTATTTTTCTAATGTAAAGTTTATTTATTAACAATTCCCAAGTAATTATTGCTAAAATCTTTTTTTCAAATTGAATTTCAAAAAGCAAATAATCGTCTTAATATGTTCAACCTTTTGTTTGAACATATTTTTTTGTTTAACCCAACTTCCCGTGATATTAAGTATATTCATTTTCTTCTAATTTTTATTAGTACTTAAACTTTTAATTTCATCTATTGTAAATGGTTCATCATAGTCATCCGGCATTATGTCAACACTATCAAACCAATGTAGCAACTTCTTAAAAAACCAAACTAAAATTAATAATGCTAATATTGTAATTGCAGAGACAAATATTAATTTTTCGTACGACATTTTTTTAATATTTAGTTTTTAATCAATAATTATTTTTCCTTTTTCAACAATTTCATTGTTATTTATCAATATATAAAAGTACATGCCTCGGGCTAAATAATCCATTAATTTATTTGTTTTAATATTCGTTATTCTTGTTATTTCTTTATCACTACTGTTATAAATAACCAATGAAAGCCCCTTAGCATTTGATAAAATCATATCTGAAAGTTCAATGTTTATGGTTCCTTTTGAAGGATTTGGATATACCTTTACCAACGAATTATTAACAGGAGTATTTTCAGTTATTTCTGAGGTTGGTGCAACAGAAATATGTCCAACCATTCCCATTGTATAATGCACATCGCATCTATAATCATATTCTCCGGGAATTGTGAATATAAAATCATATATCCAGTTCGTACCCACTGAATTTCCGAATGATGTTGGATTTGCCGAAAAAACTACTGTAGTACCGTCAACATTGTGTGTGCCGCTGTTATTAGTCCACCTTACTGTGTCTCCCATATTTATTGATAAGGAAGGTGGTGCAAACGCAAAATTGTTAACTGCTATATTGTGCAAAACCTGAGCTGACAAAAAGTTGCAGTTGCACAGAATCAAATACATCACTAATGCAATTAGTGGGTTCATTTTTGTTTTAAGTAAATTTGTTTTCATGATGATTTGTTTTTTACAACAAAAATATTTTTATAAGTAGCATATTGAATTAAAAAAAGATTAAAATTGAATTAAACTAACCCGAACCAGTATTTAAAATGGAAATAATTCAATAATTTTGCTTTTCAATAAAAGAAATAAAATGAGTGAAAAACAGATAAACAAACAATTTGTGCTGATTGCTTCGATAGCATGTTTTGTTGCATGTATTGGCGATATGTTATCTGCTTTCATTTTGGGTACTTATTATTATCCCCATTATAATATCATAATGCAGCCAATAAGCACATTAGGAGCTGATGTAAGTCCTGTATCTATAGTAATGTCAGCTTGCTGGATTTTTATAGGAGTACTTTTTATAATATTTGCAATTGGATTTAACATTGCTTTTTCATCAAGTGAAAAATCTCATAAGTTCGCAACATGGTTGATTATCATTTATGGATTAGGCGAAGAAATTGGTTCGGGAATTTTTCCGGGAAATCACATAAGAAATGAATTAACCACAATCGGAATAGTTCATAATATTGTCGGAGGTATTGGAATTACTGCACTTATAATATTACCATTCGTCATGCGAAAAATAATTCAAAAATTTCAATACCCTAAAATGTATAAATACTCTTGGTTTGTAATAATTTTCGGTTTAATAACTATTTTATTGTTTACTGCTTCAAAGTTAGTGGTACCAAGCGATAATATCATTTCATACAGAGGTCTATGGCAAAGATTATTTATACTAAATTATTATATATACTTAATGGTAATTTCATTTTTAATGATATGTGCAAATTCAAAAAGGTTTAAAGTTTAAAGTTTTGGTATTTTGTTATTCGTGCCATTAATATTGTATGTCATTAAACTTTAAATTTGAAACTAATAGCTTGAATTAATTTATATGGTACCAATAAATATTAAAATACCAAGAATCAGAAGAGTCACAACATGGAAAACATTAATCTATCTCACAATACTTGGATTAACAATTTATTTTATTGCACATGAAAGAGCCAATTTTTTCAAAATAAAAACCGAACTCGGAAAAGCAAATCCCTTATGGATTTATGTGGGATTTGTTTTCACTTTGTTTTATGTTTTACTTCAATCCTCAATGTATTATTTTAGTTTTAAAACATTAAATAAAAAAATAACCTTTTCGAGCAGCATTATACTTTTTCTTAAAAGAAATTTCTTAAGTATTTTTTTACCTGCCGGAGGAATATCTTCTCTTGTTTTTTTTAATAAAGAAATTGAAAAGCAAAATATTTCCAAAACTCAAATATATCTTGCCTCGTCAATGTACGCTTTCTGCGGTTTGCTTTCAGTACTCCTTATTGCAATTCCAACTTTTATTTATTTGCTCTTATACAAAAGCATTTCGAAAAACGAATTGATAGGTTTAATTATATTGCTTGGCATTACTGCTTTTGCTGCTTATTTAATTTATTCTTTTATAAAAGGAACGTTTATCCACAAATTGATAGAGCGGTATGTTCCACAGATTTCAACGATATTTCAGGAGCTTAAGGAGCAAAAATTCAAACCCCTGAATTTTGTAATTACAGGTATGTTTTCTGTTTTCGTTGACATGACAGGTGTTTTTTTTATTATTATATCTATGATGGCTTTGGGCATGAACTTTTCTTTCGAAGTTGCATTTGTTGCCTATGTTGTGATGGTAATTCTACTGGTAGCTTCGCCTTTAATTAGAGGACTTGGTGCAATAGAAGTATCGATGAGTTACGTTTTTATCAGTTATGGACAAAGTCCTGCACTTGCAATTTCGACAACACTTTTGTTCCGACTTTTTGAATTCTGGAGTCCATTGTTTTTAGGCATATTCAGCTTTATTGCAAATAAAAGAAATGTAATACTTCGCATTGCCCCTTCTGTTTTTCTATTCACTCTCGGTATAATAAATATAATTTCTGTTATTACACCAAAAATTCCCGAAAGATTTGATGTGCTTCTTGATTTCATTCCGCTCGAAGCAGCTAATGCATCTCATTTTCTGATTTTAGTTTCCGGAGTTATCACTCTTATAGTATCAGTTTATTTAATAAGAGGCACAAGAAATGCATGGGTATTGGCATTATTCCTTTCGGTAATTTCATTTGTCGGTCATTTAACCAAAGCATTGGATTACGAAGAAGCATCTTTTGCATTATTAACAACAATAGTTTTAATTTATACAAGAAAAAATTATTTTGTCAGAAGCGACCTTCGTTTGTGGAAATTCGGCTATAAAACTTTTATAATTGTTTTTGGATGTGCAATTTTATATGGTACAATAGGATTTTATTTGCTTGATATAAAACACTTCGGAATAGATTTTAGCTTAAAAAAATCTTTAATCGAAGTCATAAAACTTTTTTTCATGTTTAATACTTCCAATTTGCATCCTTTGACCGTTTTCGGCAGATATTTTATTCATTCGCTGTATTTTTGCGGAGCTGCCTCTCTTTGTGTTCTTGCTTATTCTATTGCCAAGCCTTTTGTTTATAAATCCGAAGCTACAACAGAAGAAATTGATTTGGCCAATAAATCAATTTTAAAAAATGGAAAATCTTCTTTGGATTACTTCAAGACATATTATGATAAAAAAATATTTTTCACTAAAGATAAAAGCTCTTTTGTTTCATTTAAAGTTGCCAACAACTTTGCCATAGCTCTTGAAAATCCCGTATGTAAAAATGATGAAGCAATGTATAAAGCAATTGATGAATTTGATTCATACACTTATGAAAATGGCTTAAAATCGATATATTACCGTGTTCCCGAAGAAAGTTTAAAAATTTATAAATCATTTAATAAAAAATCTTTACTAATAGGTCAGGAAGCTGTAGTTGATTTAAATTCATTTTCCCTGCATGGTAACGACATGAAATCATTAAGACATGCAGTTAATAAATCAACCGAATCAGGATATAAAGCAGTAGTATATGAGCCCACACAAAAAGATGGATTGTTGCAAAAACTAAAACTTGTTTCGGATGAATGGCTTGACGAAAATAAAATGGAAGAATCATTATTTTCAGAAGGTGCTTTTGATTGGCAGTTGGTAAAAAATCATACAATCATTACTTTCGAAAATGTAGAAGAAAAAATATTTGCATTCATGAGTATTATTCCCGATTACAATCCTTCTGAAGCAACTTATGATTTACAAAGAAAATTTACGGATTCGCCAAATGGATGTTTGGATTTTTTAATGATTAAAATGCTTGAATACCTCAAATCTAAAAAATATCAAAAAGTGAATATTGGGTTAGCACCAATGTCGGGAATTGATGAAACTAAAAATTTTCCCGAAAAGGCAATGAAATACGCTTACGAAAACATTCAATCATTTGCGCATTTCAGAGGACTGAGAAGCAACAAACAAAAATTTAATCCCGAATGGCATAATAAATATCTCATATACGAAAACGACTATGACTTATTCAGAATTCCGCTTGCAATTTCCAATATTTCGAAAAAGTAAAATTTAATAAAGCGTATTTATCTGAAAGTTCTCATTGTAATTGAAAGACGTTCAATAAGATTATTTATAGATAGATTTAAATAATGTTGAATTAAAGAAGTAACAAATTCATTATGTTTTCTTCCCTTGCGGTAATCAGGTTCTCTTTTAGGATGTTTAATATATTTAGAAATAATTTCTGTATTTTCAGATACATTCAAAACCGACTGAAAAAATAATTTATCTTTTTTGTGATAAATTGAAGAACCTAATATTTTTTTATTTTCAATTGCAAGGTCTGAAATGCCTTTGCGAACAACATTTTCCACGCCGGCTTGCAAAAGACCTTTAATTATTTTATCGTTAAACAATACAAAATAATCATGAGGTTTTTTTATTTCTTCATCAACTATTATTGCAGAAATAACAAGCGTGTTCGGTGTTAAAATTACGGCTTCTCCTCCCGAAGGTCTCCTCAACACTGAAATATCATCGGCTTCTACTTTTTCTATAAATAATGATTCTTCAATTTTGTTACTTTGACCTAAAACCAAATAAATATCATACGGCTGCCAAATAATAAAATCATAATTGCTACGAGGATTATTAAAAATTTCAATATCCGGTAAATTATATTCCTGAATTTCAATGCTCATTGTTTTACTAATGACTAATGTCTATTGACTAATGACTTCATGATTCGACATTCGGTGTTCGGTGTTCGGTGTTCATTATTTTTTTTCAAATGCTATTTATGAATTACTTTATCAACAGCTTCTAATCCGGCTTCCATAAATATTTCCGAAATTGTAGGATGTGCATGAACCGTTTTAGCTACATCGTAAACCGTTGATTCCACCTGCATGAAAGCAGCTGCTTCGGCTATCATGTCGGTTGCATGGGGAGCCACAATCTGAACTCCGAGAACTTCACCATATTTATTTTCTGAAAGAATTCTGATAAAACCAACATTATCTCCTTCTGTCATTGCTTTGCCATTTGAAGCAAGAGAAAATTCACTGACTTTATAATCTATTTCGTTTTTTTTAAGCT from Bacteroidales bacterium encodes the following:
- a CDS encoding SPFH domain-containing protein encodes the protein MITNQITSIIIPIIIIFFWGIRIVRPTHRALIERLGKYNRFANPGFHWIIPVIEKMYTVNVTEQMVDAEPQEIITNDNLNARVDAQVYFKVKDDEESVKSSQYNVNKYQWQIVNLARTTLRNIIGTLTLKSANSERGKINAELHKTLCEETISWGLEIVRTELKEIDPPKDVQETMNKVVKAENEKIAAIDYATARETVADGEKRAKIKEAEGYKQSKILHAEGEAEAIKLVNEAADKFFTGNAQLLKKLETLEASLSNNAKIVIPSGSELVNVIGDMAGVLPLNLKK
- a CDS encoding LUD domain-containing protein, which codes for MKNKFSTLASNDSIEKTVKALEKNGIQTFVYETEEEVKKKVYNLLPEKAEIMSMSSVTVDTLGISDEIMNSEKYKSVKKKLSLMDMKTQWNEMRKLGSVADYSIGSVHAVTENGEIIIASASGSQLAAYAYGTGKAIWVVGTQKIVKDFQEGIHRLYEYCLPLENERALKVYNAPSKVGKILTINSEIQGRLTLIFLKKNIGF
- a CDS encoding plastocyanin/azurin family copper-binding protein, which gives rise to MKTNLLKTKMNPLIALVMYLILCNCNFLSAQVLHNIAVNNFAFAPPSLSINMGDTVRWTNNSGTHNVDGTTVVFSANPTSFGNSVGTNWIYDFIFTIPGEYDYRCDVHYTMGMVGHISVAPTSEITENTPVNNSLVKVYPNPSKGTINIELSDMILSNAKGLSLVIYNSSDKEITRITNIKTNKLMDYLARGMYFYILINNNEIVEKGKIIID
- a CDS encoding DUF998 domain-containing protein; translation: MSEKQINKQFVLIASIACFVACIGDMLSAFILGTYYYPHYNIIMQPISTLGADVSPVSIVMSACWIFIGVLFIIFAIGFNIAFSSSEKSHKFATWLIIIYGLGEEIGSGIFPGNHIRNELTTIGIVHNIVGGIGITALIILPFVMRKIIQKFQYPKMYKYSWFVIIFGLITILLFTASKLVVPSDNIISYRGLWQRLFILNYYIYLMVISFLMICANSKRFKV
- a CDS encoding phosphatidylglycerol lysyltransferase domain-containing protein, whose product is MVPINIKIPRIRRVTTWKTLIYLTILGLTIYFIAHERANFFKIKTELGKANPLWIYVGFVFTLFYVLLQSSMYYFSFKTLNKKITFSSSIILFLKRNFLSIFLPAGGISSLVFFNKEIEKQNISKTQIYLASSMYAFCGLLSVLLIAIPTFIYLLLYKSISKNELIGLIILLGITAFAAYLIYSFIKGTFIHKLIERYVPQISTIFQELKEQKFKPLNFVITGMFSVFVDMTGVFFIIISMMALGMNFSFEVAFVAYVVMVILLVASPLIRGLGAIEVSMSYVFISYGQSPALAISTTLLFRLFEFWSPLFLGIFSFIANKRNVILRIAPSVFLFTLGIINIISVITPKIPERFDVLLDFIPLEAANASHFLILVSGVITLIVSVYLIRGTRNAWVLALFLSVISFVGHLTKALDYEEASFALLTTIVLIYTRKNYFVRSDLRLWKFGYKTFIIVFGCAILYGTIGFYLLDIKHFGIDFSLKKSLIEVIKLFFMFNTSNLHPLTVFGRYFIHSLYFCGAASLCVLAYSIAKPFVYKSEATTEEIDLANKSILKNGKSSLDYFKTYYDKKIFFTKDKSSFVSFKVANNFAIALENPVCKNDEAMYKAIDEFDSYTYENGLKSIYYRVPEESLKIYKSFNKKSLLIGQEAVVDLNSFSLHGNDMKSLRHAVNKSTESGYKAVVYEPTQKDGLLQKLKLVSDEWLDENKMEESLFSEGAFDWQLVKNHTIITFENVEEKIFAFMSIIPDYNPSEATYDLQRKFTDSPNGCLDFLMIKMLEYLKSKKYQKVNIGLAPMSGIDETKNFPEKAMKYAYENIQSFAHFRGLRSNKQKFNPEWHNKYLIYENDYDLFRIPLAISNISKK